AGCACACCGCACTGCAAAAGAGCGGGACCCCGCGCCCGCTTTTGTTCCGCACGCTTTGTTGTACCACGGGGGCTCTCCAGCATCCATGGACGAAGTAGGATTGGCGGGCAGGCACGGGGAAATGCTATTACGACTGAAACGCTTTATCGGCTATACAGGCAGGGATATGCTTAACACTACACGGAGCTTTGCTGAATACATGCCGCATCCAGCGCCGCTTGCAACTTCTCAAAAAACAGCGATGCATGGTATCCGTCTGCAATCGCATGCGATACCTGCAGCGTAAATGGGCATATCAACCGTCCGCCGCTTTCTTTATACTTTCCCAGCGTAATCATCTTTACAATTTGATGCTCCTGTATGCTTGCATTTGAAGAAAAGTGTTCAAAATGCAGCCAGGGAATACACGAAACGTTAAATACATTTTGCGGTAGATTTCCTTGCGGAACAATGGCATGGGCGTTTGCATATTTTGCTATTGCTTCTTTATATCGGATATCAAATTCGGCGTAGTTGTCAGCCATATCTGCATAGAGTGTAGAAAAAAGTTTTGTGCTGTTGTTGAAAGAAGAAAATGTGGGGACGACACTTTTCCATTCCACCAGTTTTCCATTAACGATATCATATCTGAAGTTTTTAATTGTATTTACCACTTCATACAGCTTGAACAATATATATGATTGAAAATGAATAGACTCGTTTTTGCACTTGCCAACGGCGGCCGTAACATCTATTTTTACCGTAAGCTCAATCGTAGTACCCGTACGCATAAAGTATTGAAAATATTCGATTCTATCAAAATCTTTTACATCCATGGTCGTATATGCTTCCATTTTACACCCTCCGTACATGCTGTTTTATGCGTGTTTTTGTTTCTAATGATACCATATTGTTCAAATACGCTGCAAAGTATAAGTAAAGAAGCACTATGTCGTCTATCCGTAATAGGGAACGGGTCACATATCATAGGGGAACACTGTCGCATCAGGGCCCTTTCAACCTTGACGGATTTCTGAAGAATAAACCCAACATGATGAGAGAAGTGTTTTTATGGAGGACCACACATCTATTGTGAAGCCTAACACCGTACGCTAAAGCGTTTACCTGCCGCGCGCCCGCGGCGAGAATGAAGACGAAAAGGAGAGTAGGCGGAGAAAGGGGCAACTGCGCCGCCACGCATTTGGCCTAGGTAACTCTCTTAAATTGCGGTGCGATAGCATGGGTTGTTTTCGATCAAAAAAGCGCCTGTCCCGCGGGACAGGCGCTTTTTTGCTTTTTTACGCGGCAAAGTACTGGTCGTACCACACCAGGAAGCTGTACACCGTCCAGATCTTGCGGGAGTTGTCCACATGCCCGCTGCGGTGGTCGTCCAGCAGGCGCAGCAGCTCGTCGGTGTTGAAGTACTGCTCGGCGGCCGTGCCCGTAAAGGCGGCGCGCACGATGTCATAGTACTTCTGCTCCCGCAGCCACACGCGGATAGGCACGGGAAAGCCCAGCTTTTTCTTCTGCGCGGAGGCCTCGGGGATGCAGTGCTGCGCGCTTGCGCGCAGCGCCACCTTGGTGTTCTGCCTGTTTACGCGGTACTTGGTGGGGATTTGCGCGGCCACGCGCGCCACCTCGCGGTCCAGATAGGGCACGCGCAGCTCCAGCGAGTGCGCCATGCTCATGCGGTCCGCCTTGAGCAGGATATCCCCCCACAGCCAGAAGTTCATGTCGATGTACTGCATGCGGGTCACTTCGTCATAGTCCTGTACTTTATCGTAGAAGGGGCGGGTCAGCTGCTGGGGGGAGGGCGCGCCCACCGGATGCTTGAGCAGGCGGTTGCGCTCTTTAACGTCGAACATGTGCGCGTTGCCGATAAAGCGCTCCTCCAGCGGCATGCTGCCGCGGATCAGGTAGTTTTTGCCCTTGATGCGGAAGGGAATGTGCCGCGCGCACGCGCCCAGAAATTTGCGCAGGAACATGGGCAGGCGGGTGATAGGCGCAAGGTCGGCCGGCTCGTGGTAGATGTTGTAGCCGCCGAACAGCTCGTCGGCGCCCTCGCCGGAGAGCACCACCTTCACCTGCTGGGAGGCGATCTGGCTGACAAAGTAGAGCGCCACGGCCGAGGGATCGGCATGGGGCTCGTCCATGTGATACTGGATGGTGGGCAGGACGGCCCAGTATTCCTCAGGCGTGATCACCTTGCTGTAGTTGTTCACACCGATGTATTTGGAAAGGTCCTTGGCGTAGCTGATCTCGTTGTACTGCTCGTTGGAAAAGCCCACGGTAAAGGTCTTGTCGCACTTGCTGGCCGAGGCGATGTAGCTGGAGTCGATGCCGCTGGAGAGAAAGCAGCCCACCTCGGTGTCGCTGATCTTGTGGGCGGCGATGGAGTCAGCCATCACATCGTCGATGCTTTTGACCGCCTCTTCAAAGGTCATGTCCTGCTGCGGGTCAAAGGTGGGCTCCCAGTAGCGCCGCACGGTGGCCACGCCCTTTTGCCAGGTCATCATATGGGCGGGCGGCAGGCGATAGACGCCTTCAAAGAACGTCTCGGGCAGCACGGAGTATTGGAAGGAGAGATAGCTCTCCAGCGCGGCGGGGTTGAGTCTGCGCTCTGCCATGGGATGCTGCAGCATGGCCTTGATCTCGGAGCCGAACACAAAGTCCGTGCCAAAGCACGCGTAGTACAGGGGCTTGATGCCGAAGTAATCCCGCGCAAAAAACGCCTTTTCCTCCGCGCGGTTCCAGATGCAGAAGGCGAACATGCCCCGCAGGCGGCTGACCATATCCTCCCCCCACTGCTCGTAGCCGTGCAGAAGCACTTCCGAATCGGTCTTGGTGGCAAAGACGTGGCCCGCCTCCTCAAGTTCAGCGCGCAGCTGCCTGTAGTTGTAGATCTCGCCGTTGTACACCAGTACAAGGGACTTGTCCTCGTTGTAAAGCGGCTGATCGCCGTCTGCGGAAAGGTCGATGATGCTCAGACGCCGAAAGCCCAGCGCCGCGGCGTCATCCACATGCACACCGGAGGAATCCGGCCCGCGATGGGTGATCTCACCCATCATTTTCGCCACAATATCATGATCTCCGCCGTTCGGGGAGAAATAACCCGTAAAACCGCACATAATGCCTCCTGTTTTTGCGTAATGCGCGTTCTTCCACATGCCATTGGCGTTAAAAGAACGCTATTAGTATAACCCTGGGCGCACGATCCACGCAAGTGGCGGCAAACGAATGTCATATAATAGTCATATTTGCCGCAATACCGCGGCGAGCCTGCTGGAGAAGCGTTGCTTTTGCTGTGCCTTTCCGTATAATAAGGAGGGGCATGCCGTAAAAACGTGCCCAATCGCGCGCAAGCTGGACATGCTATGAGATGACACGTCCTTTTTTGCGCGCAGCCCGAAAAAGGGACGAGAAAAGGGAGAGGAAGACAAAACCATGGAACATCAACACAAACGCCGCGGCCAGTGGGCATCCAGCTTTGGCTTTTTGATGGCGGCGGTGGGCTCGGCGGTGGGACTGGGAAACCTGTGGCGCTTTCCGGTGATGCTGGGCCAAAACGGTGGCTTTGCCTTTTTGCTGGTGTATGTGATTGCCGCGGCGCTCATCGGCGTGTGTATGCTGCTGGGGGAACTGGCCATCGGCCGCAAGACCGGCCTGAACGTGGTGGGCGCGTTTCAAAAGCTCAACAAAAGATACTGGTGGATCGGCGCGGGCGCGGTGGGCGTGGTCAGCATCATCCTGCCGTACTACAACGTCATCGGCGGCTGGGTGTGCAACTACATCGCGCACTATGCGGGGGCGCTCTTTGGCGGAGGCTTCGGTCAGCTGGATTCTGCGCAGTACTTTGCCGCGATGACGGGCGACGTTTGGGGGCCGCTCGCGTGGAACGCGGTGTTTATCGCCATCACCGCTGCGGTGGTGCTGGGCGGCGTGGAAAAGGGCATTGAGCGCAGCGCCAAGGTGATGATGCCCGTGCTTGCGGTGATGCTGCTCATCACCATCGCGCGCTCCCTTTCGTTGCCCGGCGCGTGGGAGGGCGTGGCGTTCCTCTTTAAGCCGGATTTCAGCAAACTCAATATGGGTACGGTGAGCGCGGCGATGAGCCAGATGTTCTACTCCCTCTCGCTGGGCATGGGCATCATGGTGACCTACGGCTCGTACCTGTCCAAAACGGATAACATGCAGCGCAGCGCGGTGCTGATCCCCGTATTTGATACCGCGGTGGCGCTGATGGCGGGCCTTGCCATCATGCCGGCGGTCTTTGCGTTTAACCTCCAGCCGGACATGGGCCCCAGCCTGATCTTTGTGACGTTGCGCGACGTGTTCGCCAGCATCCCGCTGGGCGATCTGTTCGGGTTGGTGTTCTTTGCCTTGGTGTTCATGGCCGCGCTCACCAGCATGATCTCCATGATGGAGGTGGTGGCGGCCTACTTTATCGACACCTTCCATTTCAACCGCAAAAAGGTGGCGCTCACCATCGCGCTGGCCGCCTTTGTGGTGGGCATTCCCAGTTCCCTGTCCTTTGGCGTGCTCAAGAACGTGACGCTCTTTGGCATGAACATCTTTGACTTTATGGACTATTTGGCCAACAACGTGCTGCTGCCGCTGACGGGCCTGTGCACCTGCCTGTTCATCGGGTGGGTGTGGAAGAGCAAAAACGCGGTGCGGGAGATTTCCAACGACGGAGCGCTTGCCTTCCAGGCGAGCCGGGTGTGGTCGTTTATCATCAAATTTATCGCGCCCATCGTGATCTTTATCGTGTTTTTGTCGTCGATTGGGGTCATTCGGTAAAGAATGTGGACTGCTGAAGAAAGCATTTATTGATATAGAAACAGAAGAAATTGGGCCATTGTTTTAGAAAACTTTATGTGTTACAGTGATATGAAAAATTGCTTATAAAGCGGGGCAAGAGATATGGATAAAATCAAGGCACTTTACCAGAAGTATCGCCAAATCATTTTCTATGTGATTTTCGGCGCCGTAACCACGCTGACTAACATCTTGGGTTATTTCCTCCTCTCGCGCCTGCTGCTGGCGGCACATATGACCGAAGAGGCATCAATGAATATTGCCAACATTTCGGCGTTGGCGCTCTCGATTCTGGTCGCATACCTAACCAATCGCAAATGGGTGTTTCGTAGCAGTGCGCGCGGCACTCGCGCCATTGCGCTGGAGGCGGCGCGCTTCTTTGCGGCGCGGGTCCTGACCGTGCTGCTAGACATGGGGCTGATGAACCTGACAGTGGTGGCGTGGAGACTGAACGATATGCTCATGAAGATTCTCATCAACGTGCTGGTGGTAGTGCTCAACTACGTGCTTTCCAAACTGCTGGTCTTTCGAAAAAAGCGCGCGAGTGCGTAATGCCGCCTGAATTGTGGGCAAACGAAATGGGACCGGACATAAACGCACATGGATGTGCCATCTGCTAAGAGAAAAACTTCATCGAAAAAGTTACCTAAGAGTAAAAAAGCGTGCGGACGATTTGTCCGCACGCTTTTAACTTACGTGTTTTACTGCTGGCGCGCCTTGCGGATGTTGGCCAGGAAGGCCTGGGCGGTTTTGACGATCTTATCGTAATCGCCCGTTTTGGCCCCGCCGGTCAGCGCGCTGCCCGCGCCGCAGGCCACCGCGCCCGCGGCGATCCACTCGCCCACGTTGTCCACGTTCACGCCGCCGGTGGGCATGGCGTTGATCTGGGGCAGAGGACCGCGAAAGGCCTTGATGATGGCGGGCCCGAACAGCTCGCCGGGGAAGACCTTGGTGATCTCCGCGCCCGCTTCCATGCCCTCCAGGGCCTCCTTGACCGTCATGGCGCCGGGCATGCAGGGCACCTGGTAGCGGTTGCACAGGCGCATGGTGTCGGCGTTAAAGGAGGGGCTGACCACGTAGCGCGCGCCGTTGAGAATCGCGGTGCGGGCGGTCTCGGGGTCCAGCACGGTGCCTGCGCCGATGATAATTTTATCCGGATCAACCGACTTGGACAGGTCCGCGATGATCTCGTGGGCGCGGTCCACGGTAAAGGTCATCTCGATGGCGGCGATGCCGCCCTCGATGCAGGCCTGCGCGATTTTGGCAGCCTGCTCGCCAGAATCGGCGCGCACCACGGCCACCAGGCCGACCTCGCAGATGCGGTTGATGATAGCGCTCTTGTTCGTCATGGGTTAAGAACTCCTTTCCATTTGTGCCATGCGGCACGGCAGCGTCAATTGGCCTTGTTATAGGTGACGAGATAGCGCGCGAAGCGCTTTTGGTAATGTTCCTTCATCGCGGGGTTGGGATGCACCACGGTGTTTTTGCCCGGGTCAAAGGCCCCCAGGTCGTCCAGCTGCCCCACCACGTGCAGCCCCAGCGCGGCGCTGCCCAGCATGGAGGCCTGCTCCATGTCCGCGCACTCGATGTCGCACTGCAGGATATCGGCCAGCATCTGCGTCCAGAACGCGTTTTTGAGGATGCCGCCCGACACGCGGATGTGCGCGGGGGTCTCCCCCACCTCGGTGAGCATGGTGTAGCAGTGGTAGACGTTCATCAGGATGCCCTCCAGCAGCGCGCGGTACATGTGGCCGGGCCCGTAGGCGCCCGAAAGCGCGTCAAAGGCGCCCAGCGCGTCGTCGCGCCAGCCGGGGCAGCGCTCACCGTAGAGGAACGGGGTGAACACAGGGTAGTCGCCCTGGACATCGCGCGCCATCTGCTCCAGCTCGTCAAAGCTGTACTGCTTGCCCAGCAGCGTCTTGACAAACCAGTCTACGCAGTTGGTGGCGCCGGAGGTCGCCGCCCCGCAGAGCCACTTGCCCGGCCCCACGTAGCACCACGTGCCGCCCGGCTTGGCGGGGAGCACGGGCCGGTCAAACGCCATGCGCAGCGCGGCGCTTGTGCCCACTGAGAGGGTCATCACCCGTGGCGCCATGGCGCCCGCGCCCACCTGGTTGAGCGCGCCGTCCGGATGGGGAGAGACCACCGGAATGCCGGCGGGCACACCCAGGCGCGCGGCCATATCCGCAAGCAGCGGCGCGGTCTGCTCATGGGTGACGAGCTGGGGCAGGCAATCGGGGGTGAGGCCGGTGAGAGCCAGCATTTTCTCATCCCACGCAAGGCTGTGGGTGTTGAGCAGCGCGGTGCCCGATGCCATGGAATGGGAAACCCACCAGTTGCCCGTGAGCCGGTAAAAGTTGTAGTCCGACTGGCCCGCGACGTAGCGGCCGCCGCCCAGCGCGTCGCGCGCCTTTAAGCTGAGGTATTTGTACGCCGGGTAGATGGTGTGCACCATGCATCCGGTACGCCCGTAGAGCTCCGCGGTCAGCGCCTCGTCCTGGCGCAGCTTGGCGGCGGTGGCGGCCGCGCCCGTGTAGGCCCAGGTCAGGCAGCGGGTGGTGGGCTGCATGGCCTCATCGAGCATCACCATGCTGTGCCAGGTGCCGCCCAGCGACACGCAGTCGATCGCATACCCTTGCGCGCACGCCTTGCCCGCCGCCATCATGGCGTCGAACACGCCCAGCGCGTCGTGGGTGGCCACGTCGCTGACACTTGCGGGATAGGCCTCGGTCACCACGCGCTGCACGCCGCGCGCGGCGTCGTACACCATGGCCTTGGCCGACGAGGTGCTTGCCTCCATGATCAGAATTGCCATTGTTTCGCTTCCTCCTTTGCCTGCGCGCTTTGTTTACGCAAACAGCATTTCGATGAGGTTTTCCACGCTCAATTTGGCGGTGCGCAGCACGGCCTCGCGCGTAAACGCGCCGATGTGCGCCGTCAGGATGAAGTTATCCAGCGCCACCAGTTTGTTGTCCTTTTCCGGCGGTTCGCTGGAGAAGACGTCGCTCGCCGCGCCGGCGATCAGGCCGTGCTTCAACGCCTCATAGAGGGCGTCCTCGTCCACCAGGCCGCCGCGGGCGGTGTTGATCAAAATCGCGGTATCTTTCATGTGCGCGAGAAATTCCGCGTTGACCATGCCCTCGGTCTCCTCGGTGAGGGGCAGGTGCAGCGAGATAAAGTCGCACTCCTCGATGATGGTATCGCGGTCCGTGAGCACAATGCCCGCCTGATGGACTTTTTCCGGATCGGCGTACGGGTCGGTGGCCATGACCGCCATGCCGATGCCCATCGCCATCTGGGCCACGTCCCAACCGATGGCGCCCAGGCCGATGAGGCCCAGCATCTTGCCGGCCAGCTCGCCGCCCTGCTTGCGCTGCATCAGGCCCTGGCGGCTGCCGCGCGTGGAATAATCCACAAAGCGGGCGGTGCTGAACATCAGCGCGATGGCCAGCTCCGCCACCGAATGGGAGTTGGCGCCCGCGGCGCGCATCACCTTGATGCCGTGCTGCTCGCAGTAGCCCAAATCCACATTGTCCAGCCCCGCGCCGTACTTGGAGATGGCCTTGAGCTTGGGCGCGCAGGCGAGCACCTCCGCGTCCAGCGGGTCCACGCCCACGATGACGCCGTCGATGTCGGGCAGGATCTCTTTCATCTCATCGGCGCTGTAGCTTTTGCCCGTGCGGTTGATTACCAGCTCCACGCCGTAGGGAGCCAATTTTTCGCGCGCCATGGCCTCCATGGAGACAAAGGAGCGGGGCGTAACCAATATTTTTTTCATGAAAAATACCTCAGCTTTCTCATTATTGGTCGATACGTGCGGCAGCCGATGCGCTACCTATATGAATATACCAGATTTCGCCGGTGAATGGAACAGCGCGTGCGGATGTTTTGTAGGTTTGCGCCAACAATTTGCGCCAAGATACGCCCGCACGGGGGCGCCTGTGGGGCGCGTTTGCGCGCGCACGGTGGCGCATAGCGGAAAATCGCGGCGAAGCGGGGGGAGCGGTTGCGGGCGCGGGCGCGCCAGCAGGTGACAAAATGTGTGCATTGCGCCATGCTACAATGACGCAAAAACCATGATGAAGAAGCCATGCAGTTTTTGCTATGACAAGGCAAAGAAGAGAGGTTCGTACGATGCAGATGACCGCGGACGCCATGCGCAGGCAATGGGAAAAGAGAAAGGCGGCATTACGCAGCCGCACGGTGCTGGTGCAGGCGTGCGGCGCGGCGGCGTGCATGCTGGCGGCGTGCGCGCGCATGCCCTGGAGTGCGATGCCGCTTGCGCTGTGCATGCTCTGCGGCGCGCAGGAGGTGGGGGTGCGCGTCTATGTGGGTGTGCTGGGCGCGGCTGCCGGCAGAATGTTGAGCGCGCTTCCGCTGGGGTGGACGGGCCTTGCGGCGGACATGCTGTGCCTGCTGCTTTTTGGCGGCGCGCTGATGCTGGCAAAGCGACTGCGCGTGCAGGAAAAGGACGCGCCCTGGGTGCAGATGGGCGCGATGGCCCTGAGCCTGCTGCTTGCCAGCGTCCTTACGCGGCGCATGCTCGCCTACGATTGGGTGATGCTGCTGGTGCAGGGGGCTGTGGCGGCACTGCTGCACCGGGTGTTTTTGCAGGCGGCGCGCTTGGTGGGTACCCAGCGGGCGCGCAGGGTTTTCTCCAGCGAGGAGACGCTTGCGCTGTGCGTGGTGGCGGCTGTGCTTCTTGCAGGCCTTGCGCCGCTGCGCATCGGCGGCGTGTCGCCCGCCAGCATCGCTACCTTTTTATTGGTGATGCTCTGCGGCTACATCGGGGGCGCCAGCATCGGCGCCGCCTGCGGCGCGGCGTGCGGCCTTGCGCTCGCCGCCGGCATGGGCGGCCCTTGGTTTTTGATCGGCAACCTTGCAGTGTGCGGCCTTGCGTGCGGTATGTTCCGCCCCATTGGCCGCTGGGCGTCGGCCACGGCGTTTGTGCTGCTCAACACCCTATTGACGCTGATGATCAACCAGTCTACGCAGGTGATCATCCCCCTTGGCGAGAGCCTGCCCGCGCTGGCTGTATTCCTGCTACTGCCCAAAAAGCAGGTGCTTGCGCTGATGGGCATGGTCAATGCCTCCCAGAGCAGGCAGCTGCAGTACCAGGCGTACGTGGGGCGCATCCAGAGCGCTGCCTCGCTGCGGCTCAAGGAGCTGGGCGAGGTGTTTGGGGAGATGTCGCGCTCCTTTAAGAGCGTGGTGCCGGTGGACGCCCCGCCGGCCGCGCAGCAGGTTGTCTCGATGATGCGCAAGGTGGCCGGCGAGGTGTGCGGCGACTGCGCGCTGAAGAACTGCTGCTGGCAGCGGGAGTTTGACCAGACGTTTGCCTGGCTGCGCCAGGTGATGGAGGATGCGCGCGACGCGGGTGGATTTGCGCGCAAGATGATCCCGCAATCCTTTGCCCGCCGCTGCATGAAGCTTGACGCCCTGTGCGAGGCGGTGGACGGCGCCGTCTACATGTACCTGCTCAAGCGCACGTGGGAAAAGCGCATCGACGAGAGCCGCATGCTGGTGGCCGAGCAGCTGCAGGGCGTCTCAGAGGTGGTGCAGGCGCTCGCAAAGGAGATGAAGCTGGACATGCGCTACGATGACGAGATGGAGAAGAACATCCGCGTGGCGCTGGACAAGCGTGGCATCGCGGTGGGACGGGAGGTTTCCGCCAACAGCGGCGCGGAGGGCTGGGAGGTGCGCGTGCAGAACAAGCCCTGCGGCGGGCGGATGCGCTGCGCCCGCCAGGGCGCACAGGCCGTCTCCGAGGCGGTGGGCCGTCCCATGCAGCTGTGCATGCACACCTGCGCGCCCAACGACAGCGTGCCCTGCCAGTGCGTCTACAGGGAGCGTGCGCTCTACGCGCTGCGCACCGGCGCGGCCCAGGCGGCGGGGCATGCGGGCGAGGTCAGCGGGGACAATTACGCCATGACAAAGGTGCGCGGCCAGCGCTACCTAATGGCGATTTCCGACGGCATGGGCAGCGGCGCGCGGGCCGCCTCCGAGAGCGACGCGGCGGTTTCGCTGCTGACCCATTTTTACAAGGCGGGCTTTGAGCGGGACGTGATTCTGCGCTCCATCAACCGGCTGCTCATCCTGCGCTCGGGCGAGGAGATGTTCGCCACGGTGGATATGTGCCTGTTCGATCTTTCAAACGGCGCGTGCGAGATGACCAAGATCGGCGCGGCGCCCGGCTTTCTTTTGCGCGGCGGGCGTGCGCAGAAAGCGCCCTCGGCCACGCTGCCCATCGGCATCGTGGAGGAGGTTAGGCCCGACGCCTCGCGCTGGCAGCTGGAGGAGGGGGACGGCGTGGTGCTGATGAGCGACGGGGTGAGCGACGCCATCGGCGAGGAAACGCTGCTGTCCGTGGTGGAGGCACTGGCAAAGGACGCCCGGGGCGATGCGCAGCTGCTGTGCGACCTGCTGCTGGAGACCGCCCGCGCGCTGCGCGGGGAGAACGCGCCCTGCGATGATATGACCGTGCTTGCCGCGTACCTGACGCGCGCTGAGGGTGCGTTTGAGGCGCAGCAGGCCGACGCGATGTAGGAAAAAAGTGTTTGATTCTTATTGAAAAAATATACAAAGAGGCGGCGGGAGCAGGCTTGCTCCCGCCGCCTCTTCTGCGGCTTTTTATGCGCTGGCACTGCGCTTTCTGCATCTGCAAAGATGGCCGGTGCGCAGCATGTTTCCGCCCATGCGCTGCCCGCAGCAAAACTGCCGCCCGCGCGCGGCGGTTTTGCCCGTGAAAAGGGCCTATTTTTCCATGCGCGCAAGTGCGCGGTGCGCCAGGCTCAGGCCCACGATGGTCTTGCCGTCCTGGATTTCCCCCGCGTCGATGCGCGCCATCAGTTCCTCGATGGGGAAGGACTGGATGTGCAAAAACTCGTCGGCGTCCGGGTGCGCCACCCCGCCGGAAAGGCCGGTGGCCAGGTAAATCCAGATGCGCTCGTCAAAGATGCCCGGGCTTGTGGCAAGGCAGGTGAGCAGCTGGTAGTTTTGCGCCTTGAGCGCCACCTCTTCCTCCAGCTCGCGGCGGGCGCACAAGAGCGGGTCCTCTTCATGCTCCCGCTTGCCCGCGGGAATCTCCAGCGTCACCCGTCCGATGGGCTGGCGGTACTGGTAGACCATGGTGACGTTGCCCGCGTCGTCCACCGGCACCACCGCCGCCGCGCCTGGGTGCACGATGATCTCACGCAGCGCCTGCCGTCCGTCGGGCAGCGCCACGACCCAGTGCTCGATGTCGATGACCTTGCCCGCGTAGACCTGCCTGCGCGATTGGACCTTTTCCGCTAACTGCGCGGCGATGCGCGCCTCTTTTTCCATGGTATCAGCCCCCGTTTCTGTGTGCTTGTATGATGCTATCATACCATATTTGTGCGCCGTTTACCCGCGCAATCGATGGGAAAGCAGCGCGCTTTGCCGTATAATAAAGAAGGATTCAGGCACGCAGAAGGTCATTTTGAACCCAATAGGACGCCAGTTCGGCCCCATGATATTGCACGGCTTGACAAAACAAGCTAAAATAAGGCCATCTGCGTAGGAAAGGCGGCAGAATGCGCATGACGGAGCGATCCATGCAACAGTGCGTCTGGTCGGCGCTTGCGCGCGCCGGCGTGGCGCGCGACGCGCGCCTGCTGGTCGCGGTATCGGGCGGCGCGGATTCCATGGCGCTGCTGGATATGCTGCTTGCGCGCGCCCCCAATGCGGGCGCGGCGCTGACGGTGGGCCACGTGGCGCATGGCATCCGCGCCGAGGCGGAGCGCGACGCCGCCCTTGTGCGGGACGTCTGCCGCGCACGGGGCGTGCCCTTTCTGCTGCGGCGGGTGGACGCGCCGGCACATGCGCGCAAAACGGGCACAGGGCTGGAGGATGCGGCGCGCCAGCTGCGCTACGATGCGCTGGACGCGATGCGCCTGCAGGCGGGTGCTTCGGCCATCGTGTTGGCCCACCACATGGACGACCAGGCAGAGACGGTGCTGCTGCACCTGCTCTCGGGCAGCGTGGACGGCCTTTCGGGCATGCAGAGCGTGCAGCGCGACGCGCGCGGCCTGCTGCTGCGCCCCATGCTGCACCTTCGGCGGGCGGATATCGAGGCCTACTGCGCGGGGCGCGGCCTGGCGTTTGTGACGGACGATACCAACCAGGACGTGCGCTACGCGCGCAACCGCGTGCGGGGCGAGCTGTTGCCGCTGCTTGCGCGGGATTACAACCCCGCCATTGTGCAGACGCTCAGCCGTAACGCTGCGCTGGCCGCGCAGGACCGGGCGTATCTGGCGCAGCAGGCCGAGGCGGCCTGCGCGGCGCACATGCGCGCCTGTGCGGACGGCGTGTTTGTGGCGGAGGCGGCCGGCCAGCTGCACAGCGCCCTGTCGGGGCGGGTATACTATCGGGCGCTGTGCGCCTGCGGCGTGCGGCCCGAGGCGCAGTCGGTTGCGCGCCTGCAGCAGCTGATGCAGGCTCAGGTGGGCAGGCGCGCCGATCTGGGCGGCGGCTGCGTGGCGCTGCGCGAGCGCGGGGGACTGCGCATGGGCAGGTTTGCAGCGCCCAGCGATGCGGTGGTTGCCATTGCGCCGGGCGCCCGTCAGGTGGAAACGCCCTGGGGCACGCTGGACATCGCGTGCGGCGCGGCGCCGGACGACGTGCGCACGCCACCCTGTGTGCAGCTGGTGCCCGAGGGGGCGCTTGCGGGCGCGTGCGTGCGGCGCTGGAAGCCGGGGGAGCGCATCGCGCCCCTGGGCATGACGGGAACCAAATGCGTCAGCGACGTGCTGTGCGACGCGCGCGTACCCAGCGCCCTGCGCGCGCACGTGCCGGTGCTGGCGCAGGGGGAGAAGATCCTTTGGGTGATGGGCTACACCGCGGCGCGCGCAGCGGCGGTGCGGCCGGGCGCGCGCTGCTTCCAGCTCACGTGGCAGCCGCAGGCGCGCTGAAAAA
Above is a window of Maliibacterium massiliense DNA encoding:
- the tilS gene encoding tRNA lysidine(34) synthetase TilS, with protein sequence MTERSMQQCVWSALARAGVARDARLLVAVSGGADSMALLDMLLARAPNAGAALTVGHVAHGIRAEAERDAALVRDVCRARGVPFLLRRVDAPAHARKTGTGLEDAARQLRYDALDAMRLQAGASAIVLAHHMDDQAETVLLHLLSGSVDGLSGMQSVQRDARGLLLRPMLHLRRADIEAYCAGRGLAFVTDDTNQDVRYARNRVRGELLPLLARDYNPAIVQTLSRNAALAAQDRAYLAQQAEAACAAHMRACADGVFVAEAAGQLHSALSGRVYYRALCACGVRPEAQSVARLQQLMQAQVGRRADLGGGCVALRERGGLRMGRFAAPSDAVVAIAPGARQVETPWGTLDIACGAAPDDVRTPPCVQLVPEGALAGACVRRWKPGERIAPLGMTGTKCVSDVLCDARVPSALRAHVPVLAQGEKILWVMGYTAARAAAVRPGARCFQLTWQPQAR